The Kluyveromyces lactis strain NRRL Y-1140 chromosome D complete sequence genome has a window encoding:
- the NOP56 gene encoding snoRNP complex protein NOP56 (highly similar to uniprot|Q12460 Saccharomyces cerevisiae YLR197W SIK1 Component of the small (ribosomal) subunit (SSU) processosome that contains U3 snoRNA), with protein sequence MAPIEYLLFEEPTGYGIFKVKLQQDDIGSRLKEVQQQINDFGSFTKLVELVSFAPFKGAAQALENANDISEGLVSEHLKALLDLNLPKGSSKKTVTLAISDKNLGPSIKEVFPFVDCISNELAQDLIRGVRLHGDKLLKDLQPGDLERAQLGLGHAYSRAKVKFSVQKNDNHIIQAIALLDQLDKDINTFAMRVKEWYGWHFPELAKLVPDNYKFAKLVLFIKDKASLNEESLHDLSEILDNDAGISERVIDNARISMGQDLSETDMENVTIFAKRVVSLVEYRKQLYDYLCEKMHTVAPNLSELIGEVIGARLISHSGSLTNLSKQAASTVQILGAEKALFRALKTKGNTPKYGLIYHSGFIAKASAKNKGRISRYLANKCSMASRIDNYSDEPSNVFGQVLKKQVEQRLEFYASGTPTLKNESAIKEAIELYNKDKPAHEEEVDTTEVSKKRKLEESNDEEDSEQEEKKEKKSKKDKKDKKDKKEKKEKKEKKEKKEKKDKKEKKSKKNKD encoded by the coding sequence ATGGCTCCTATTGAATATCTTTTGTTCGAAGAACCTACCGGGTATGGTATCTTCAAAGTGAAATTGCAACAGGATGATATCGGATCTCGTTTGAAGGAAGTCCAGCAACAGATCAATGATTTCGGCTCTTTCACTAAGTTAGTTGAGTTGGTTTCTTTTGCTCCTTTCAAAGGTGCTGCTCaagctttggaaaatgctaatgatatttctgaAGGTTTAGTCTCTGAACATTTGAAAGCTTTGTTGGATTTAAATTTACCAAAGGGTTCTTCTAAGAAGACTGTTACTTTGGCTATTTCTGATAAGAACTTAGGTCCATCCATTAAAGAAGTTTTTCCATTTGTTGATTGTATTTCTAATGAGTTAGCTCAGGATTTGATTCGTGGTGTTAGATTACACGGTGAcaaattattgaaagatttacAACCTGGTGATTTGGAAAGAGCTCAACTTGGTTTGGGTCATGCTTACTCTCGTGCTAAGGTTAAGTTCTCTGTTCAGAAAAACGATAACCATATCATTCAAGCCATTGCTCTCTTGGATCAATTGGATAAGGATATCAACACTTTTGCCATGAGAGTGAAGGAATGGTACGGTTGGCATTTCCCAGAGTTGGCAAAGTTAGTCCCAGACAATTACAAGTTTGCTAAACTCGTTCTATTCATTAAGGATAAGGCATCTTTGAACGAAGAATCCTTGCACGATTTATCGGAAATTTTGGATAACGATGCTGGTATCAGTGAAAGAGTGATCGATAACGCTCGTATCTCTATGGGTCAAGATCTTTCTGAAACTGATATGGAAAACGTTACCATCTTCGCTAAGAGAGTTGTCTCCCTTGTTGAATACAGGAAACAATTATACGATTACCTATGTGAGAAGATGCACACTGTGGCTCCAAACTTGTCCGAATTGATCGGTGAAGTTATCGGTGCTAGATTGATCTCTCATTCTGGTTCTTTGACCAATCTTTCTAAGCAAGCTGCCTCTACTGTCCAAATCTTGGGTGCTGAAAAGGCATTGTTCAGAGCTTTGAAGACTAAAGGTAACACACCAAAGTATGGTTTGATTTACCACAGTGGTTTCATCGCTAAAGCTAGTGCTAAGAACAAGGGTAGAATCTCTAGATATTTGGCTAACAAATGTTCTATGGCTTCTAGAATCGATAATTACTCCGATGAACCATCTAACGTTTTCGGTCAAGTGCTAAAGAAACAAGTTGAACAAAGATTGGAATTCTATGCTTCTGGTACCccaactttgaagaatgaatcTGCTATCAAGGAAGCCATCGAATTGTACAATAAAGATAAGCCAGCTcacgaagaagaagtggATACGACTGAAGTCTCCAAGAAGAGAAAGCTAGAAGAATCtaacgatgaagaagactctgaacaagaagagaagaaggaaaagaagtCTAAGAAGGACAAGAAGGACAAGAAGgacaagaaggaaaagaaggaaaagaaggaaaagaaagagaagaaagagaagaaggataagaaggaaaagaagagtaaGAAAAATAAGGATTAG
- the COQ9 gene encoding ubiquinone biosynthesis protein COQ9 (similar to uniprot|Q05779 Saccharomyces cerevisiae YLR201C FMP53), whose protein sequence is MSRVFTRLYHPNNLEHALPKIIKPLTYGTDSVQFKVLSNALNKHVPQYGFNERAIVQSLNELGMGSSYLSVLGSSNSPSFFNVSPSVLELVKFHLVSKRNQLITDLPLDSDKPLPDLKTLFLQRLKLNEHVAPHLSQLLSIMSVPGEFLASTALSELHKLTDDMIFYSNEQDHNDFAWYSKRIALSTAYVSSELFMAQDKSHNFQETMEFAQSKLNKVSQLGSMYNNTEEYLWFTLLSSINLAKSQITRG, encoded by the coding sequence ATGTCCCGAGTGTTCACCCGTCTTTATCATCCAAATAACTTGGAACACGCCTTGCCCAAGATTATCAAACCTTTGACTTATGGCACCGATTCAGTGCAATTCAAGGTGTTATCGAACGCATTGAACAAACATGTCCCACAGTACGGATTTAACGAAAGAGCTATTGTAcaatctttgaatgaattggGAATGGGATCCTCATACCTTTCAGTGCTTGGAAGTTCTAATTCGCCATCATTTTTCAACGTGTCACCTTCTGTGCTTGAACTTGTGAAATTCCATCTAGTATCAAAGCGTAACCAGTTGATTACAGATTTACCATTGGATTCCGATAAACCTTTGCcagatttgaagactttATTCTTGCAACGGTTGAAACTCAATGAACATGTAGCTCCTCATTTGTCACAGCTGTTGTCTATAATGTCCGTTCCTGGAGAATTTTTGGCTTCTACCGCATTGTCTGAGTTGCATAAGTTGACTGATGATATGATTTTCTATTCAAATGAACAGGACCATAACGATTTCGCTTGGTACTCTAAAAGAATCGCTCTTTCGACGGCATACGTTTCTTCGGAACTGTTCATGGCCCAGGATAAATCGCATAATTTCCAAGAAACTATGGAGTTTGCTCAATCgaaattgaacaaagtgAGCCAATTGGGTAGCATGTACAACAACACGGAGGAGTACCTATGGTTCACTTTACTAAGCTCTATTAACTTGGCAAAATCTCAAATTACCAGAGGATGA
- the SFA1 gene encoding bifunctional alcohol dehydrogenase/S-(hydroxymethyl)glutathione dehydrogenase (highly similar to uniprot|P32771 Saccharomyces cerevisiae YDL168W SFA1 Long-chain alcohol dehydrogenase (glutathione-dependent formaldehyde dehydrogenase)), which translates to MTSATAGKPIECVAAVAYEAGKPLTVEKIIVDAPKAHEVRVQVTHTAVCHTDAYTLSGVDPEGAFPSILGHEGAGIVESVGDGVTNVKVGDHVVLLYTAECGKCKFCKSNKTNLCGSVRATQGKGVMPDGTTRFHNLKGEPLLHFMGCSTFSQYTVVADVSLVTIDPSAPLSSVCLLGCGVTTGYGAAVKTANVQEGDTVAVFGAGTVGLSVVQGAKSRGASKIIVVDVNDQKKQWSMDFGATGFVNPLKDLKEGETIVSKLIDMTDGGLDFTFDCTGNVKVMRDALEACHKGWGQSIIIGVAAAGEEISTRPFQLITGRVWKGSAFGGIKGRSEMGQLVTSYQKGDLKVDDFITHKRPFTEINNAFEDLHHGDCLRTVLDLAN; encoded by the coding sequence ATGACTTCTGCTACTGCTGGTAAACCTATTGAGTgtgttgctgctgttgccTATGAAGCTGGCAAGCCTTTAACTGTGGAGAAAATTATCGTTGATGCTCCAAAGGCCCATGAAGTGCGTGTTCAAGTGACTCATACAGCTGTATGTCACACTGATGCTTACACTCTGTCTGGTGTCGATCCAGAAGGTGCGTTCCCAAGTATCTTGGGTCATGAGGGTGCTGGTATCGTTGAATCGGTTGGTGACGGAGTCACCAACGTTAAGGTCGGTGATCACGTGGTCTTATTGTATACTGCGGAATGTGGTAAGTGTAAGTTCTGTAAGAGTAACAAGACCAACTTGTGTGGTTCTGTGAGGGCCACCCAGGGTAAAGGTGTGATGCCAGATGGTACCACTCGTTTCCATAATTTGAAGGGTGAACCTTTGTTGCATTTCATGGGTTGCTCCACTTTCTCACAGTATACCGTTGTTGCAGATGTTTCATTGGTGACAATTGATCCAAGTGCTCCGTTATCCAGCGTGTGTTTGTTGGGTTGTGGTGTCACCACTGGTTATGGTGCTGCTGTTAAGACTGCTAACGTTCAAGAAGGCGATACCGTTGCTGTGTTTGGTGCTGGTACTGTTGGTTTGTCAGTGGTTCAAGGTGCCAAATCCAGAGGTGCTTCCAAGATCATCGTTGTCGATGTCAACgatcaaaagaagcaatGGTCTATGGATTTTGGTGCGACTGGTTTCGTTAACCCACTGAAGGACTTGAAAGAGGGAGAAACTATCgtttcaaaattgattgatatGACCGATGGTGGGTTGGATTTCACCTTCGATTGTACCGGTAACGTTAAAGTGATGAGAGATGCTTTGGAAGCATGTCATAAAGGTTGGGGTCAATCAATCATTATCGGTGTCGCTGCAGCTGGTGAGGAAATTTCTACTAGACctttccaattgatcaCCGGTAGAGTGTGGAAGGGTTCTGCATTTGGTGGTATCAAGGGTAGATCAGAGATGGGTCAATTGGTGACTAGTTACCAAAAGGGTGATTTGAAAGTCGACGATTTCATTACTCACAAAAGACCGTTCACTGAAATCAACAACGCCTTTGAAGATTTGCATCATGGTGACTGTTTGAGAACAGTTCTAGACTTGGCTAACTGA
- the SWI1 gene encoding Swi1p (some similarities with uniprot|P09547 Saccharomyces cerevisiae YPL016W SWI1 Global transcription activator that acts in complex with Snf2p Snf5p Snf6p and Swi3p to assist gene-specific activators involved in the regulation of expression of many genes including ADH1 ADH2 GAL1 HO INO1 and SUC2 Zinc-finger transcription factor), protein MDDQFLFPDESDPMNSGDGQLFGQGGSNGDEYLSFLDNSGAPNQQGIPDSNLGPMEDVNAGVTPQAILARNSFSTVNSPPSMKNGGVSISPQSMFSPAAGPIPMNTANVAPTQSPAGTTSLQQMLSQRGTPQNVPSGSPTMADESLAQASASRQSPQYMDRAAIIAAHQQRQQQQQQKLQMLQQQQAFNQLQQQKLRQQQQQAQAQAQAQAQAQAQAQAQAQAQAQAQAQAQAQAHIQAQAQAQARMQQHAPQVQNQSNNQRNVLQNLDPAIQRKVGQELNTKQFELFRKSFLEHCRRKNQPADIAQMINGTQVSFFILYMYVQKLNGGENVTKAQQWHILAKKMNIQGPNAGEELAKTYYRYLLPYEKYLMTPEGIKETQTNRIMLQQLLQDIIRNIRTNTPQFQPQVQNQSFMQGQNVIQPDLQMKQQQIPKAQGKTKNTVPKQAKPKQPKKPRVKKKTKKELEQERKQMEELQKRQQQEAEQQQQQQKLIFEQQLKKQQEIILKRREEQIKKLPKVYKRTMARHYSPTTRAITTQNGYDISKISALGEMIHNFKPIFLFAPEFGVVNINAIAMQLQSSNNPEVNTALNSLLVISSDNTLSIPLDKCRELLDNLCILACQLLHKLLKKDYSRISGSYTEYDEQQWINTPPKHSDSSDTHIDKIFKESVKKSGEDQSEYTVKVDSLTGIDFSQLPITPTEPEIEVDATLPEVSLEKDEDENDIEYLPDLLKDENLDEIKKLHFISYMDSLTKVKTEVGSIFSKCHRSGAEDPHLLIVDQLTTISMILRNLSFNEQNSQVMANNYHMEKYIADTLWMVFIHRDEFIFERRVLNFKKDLIFILSNITHMLKIESTVTCLLIIMLALSFADPKDHIQENSVLTYAEYTMNVEKCQTYGADVLAKLLSLGYPNRAHFKSVLTGVFTEENDDDDICQQVLDLYNGDEKFKLFNDIFSFIISTIPFQQINKIPNLIEDSLPSILQALTAAVCIVKFIDAQEEHCIFKNHNLPCKWLTAEENIGVSLRRISEALANIAMQNTNLREFKDVLSIISGTAIQLIRLMLEKSLELALISDHPKLARKKIIEELSQTPNLLPSDNSAVTIIMNPTTNIFMSNEMKLFYQVCKNIYAELAS, encoded by the coding sequence ATGGACGATCAGTTTTTGTTCCCGGACGAGAGTGATCCAATGAATTCTGGCGATGGCCAGCTTTTCGGTCAAGGAGGTTCGAACGGTGATGAGTACCTTTCCTTCCTTGATAACTCAGGCGCACCCAACCAGCAAGGTATACCTGATAGTAATTTAGGGCCGATGGAAGATGTTAACGCAGGCGTAACGCCCCAGGCTATATTGGCTAGAAATTCATTCTCAACTGTCAATTCACCTCCGTCGATGAAGAACGGTGGAGTCTCTATCTCTCCACAATCCATGTTTTCTCCAGCCGCAGGACCAATTCCTATGAATACAGCCAATGTAGCACCGACGCAGTCTCCCGCCGGCACTACTTCTTTACAGCAGATGTTATCGCAGCGTGGAACGCCGCAAAATGTGCCAAGTGGATCCCCTACAATGGCCGATGAGTCTTTAGCTCAGGCGAGTGCTAGTAGACAGAGCCCTCAGTATATGGATAGAGCCGCAATAATTGCTGCGCATCAACAGAggcaacagcaacagcaacaaaaGCTACAGATGttgcaacaacagcaggCATTCAACCAATTACAGCAGCAGAAACTAagacaacagcagcaacaagCACAGGCTCAAGCGCAGGCACAGGCTCAAGCACAAGCTCAAGCTCAAGCCCAAGCACAAGCACAAGCACAGGCTCAAGCTCAAGCCCAAGCTCAAGCGCACATACAAGCACAAGCGCAAGCACAGGCGAGAATGCAACAACATGCGCCTCAAGTACAGAATCAGTCTAATAACCAAAGAAACGTTCTACAAAATCTAGATCCAGCCATTCAACGGAAAGTCGGTCAGGAATTAAACACCAAACAGTTTGAACTATTTAGAAAATCATTTTTGGAACATTGCAGGAGAAAGAATCAACCCGCAGATATTGCTCAAATGATTAATGGTACCCAGGtcagtttcttcatcttaTACATGTATGTTCAGAAGCTTAACGGAGGAGAAAACGTCACTAAAGCACAACAATGGCACATATTGGCgaaaaagatgaatatACAAGGACCAAATGCTGGAGAAGAATTGGCAAAGACGTACTACAGATATTTACTACCGTACGAAAAGTACTTGATGACCCCAGAAGGTATTAAAGAAACTCAAACCAATCGTATCATGTTACAGCAATTACTTCAGGACATTATAAGAAACATTAGAACGAATACACCGCAGTTCCAACCGCAGGTGCAAAATCAGTCTTTTATGCAGGGTCAAAACGTAATACAACCGGATTTACAAATGAAGCAACAACAGATTCCTAAGGCTCAAGgcaaaacaaagaacacCGTCCCAAAACAAGCAAAACCTAAACAGCCTAAGAAGCCAAgagtgaagaagaagactaAGAAAGAACTAGAAcaggaaagaaaacaaatggAAGAGCTGCAAAAGCgtcaacaacaagaagcggagcaacaacagcagcagcaaaaGCTCATATTCgaacaacaattgaagaaacaacagGAAATTATTTTGAAACGTCGTGAAGAGCAAATTAAGAAGCTTCCGAAGGTGTATAAGAGAACGATGGCCAGGCATTATAGTCCCACCACAAGAGCCATCACCACGCAAAATGGGtatgatatttcaaagatttcagCTCTTGGTGAGATGATACATAATTTTAAACCCATCTTCCTCTTTGCGCCGGAGTTTGGTGTCGTCAATATCAATGCAATTGCAATGCAGTTACAAAGTTCTAATAACCCGGAAGTCAATACCGCACTAAACTCATTATTAGTTATTAGCTCCGATAACACTTTATCAATTCCACTCGATAAATGTCGTGAGCTTTTGGATAACCTCTGTATCTTGGCGTGTCAGTTACTGCATAAactattgaagaaggattATTCAAGGATATCAGGGTCTTATACTGAATATGATGAACAGCAGTGGATTAATACGCCTCCCAAACATTCGGATTCCTCTGATACTCATATTGATAAAATTTTCAAGGAAAGCGTCAAAAAATCTGGAGAAGATCAATCTGAATATACAGTAAAGGTAGACTCTTTAACTGGTATAGATTTTTCTCAACTTCCGATCACACCGACGGAACCAGAAATAGAAGTCGATGCGACATTACCTGAAGTCTCACTGGAGAAGGACGAAGATGAGAATGATATTGAATACTTACCtgatttgttgaaagacGAAAATCtcgatgaaatcaaaaagcTACATTTCATTTCATATATGGATTCTCTAACTAAAGTCAAAACGGAAGTCGGATCCATCTTTAGCAAGTGTCACCGTTCTGGAGCAGAGGATCCGCACTTGTTGATTGTTGACCAATTGAcaacaatttcaatgatctTGAGAAATCTTTCATTTAACGAACAGAATTCACAGGTAATGGCTAATAATTACCACATGGAAAAATATATTGCAGATACTCTTTGGATGGTTTTCATTCATAGAGATGAGTTTATTTTTGAGCGCAGGGTTTTAAACTTCAAGAAGGATTTGATTTTTATTCTATCTAATATTACACATATGTTGAAAATTGAATCAACAGTAACTTGTTTGTTAATCATAATGCTAGCGTTGAGCTTCGCTGATCCGAAAGATCATATTCAAGAGAATAGCGTCTTGACATATGCAGAGTACACCatgaatgttgaaaaatgtcAGACATACGGTGCGGACGTCTTGGCtaaacttctttctcttggtTACCCAAATAGAGCACATTTTAAGTCAGTATTAACTGGTGTTTtcactgaagaaaatgacgatgatgacaTATGCCAGCAGGTTTTAGATTTGTATAACGGGGACGAAAAATTCAAGTTGTTTAATGacattttctcttttatcATTTCCACCATCCCCTTCCAACAAATCAATAAAATCCCTAATCTGATTGAAGACTCACTTCCATCTATTTTACAAGCTCTGACAGCTGCTGTTTGCATTGTAAAGTTTATCGATGCTCAAGAGGAGCACTGtattttcaaaaatcaTAACCTCCCATGCAAATGGCTCAcagcagaagaaaatattggaGTAAGCCTTCGTAGAATTAGCGAGGCTCTTGCTAATATTGCAATGCAAAACACTAATTTGCGAGAGTTCAAGGACGTTTTAAGTATTATCAGTGGTACAGCTATTCAGTTGATTAGGCTAATGCTAGAAAAGAGTCTTGAATTAGCATTGATTTCGGATCATCCAAAATTAGCtagaaagaagataatAGAAGAGTTGTCACAAACCCCTAATTTACTTCCAAGCGACAATTCAGCTGTGACAATCATAATGAATCCAACAACAAATATATTCATGTCCAACGAAATGAAGCTGTTTTATCAAGTCTGTAAGAATATATATGCAGAGCTAGCATCATAG
- the NRP1 gene encoding Nrp1p (some similarities with uniprot|P32770 Saccharomyces cerevisiae YDL167C NRP1), with protein MFYVLFECETVYSEEAPKDHTMISSIAYQIISVETLKPIWEEARRHSIDATHSLKNTIQSMENAVMENVAGEEFVLCSLNSTWDLRVTLSRQARDESWLLPSFLQHPKVFDLWREVDRWYRNHPEQYEKGTDRGGGNVANTNTTTQRNKHKLVKSIDALLVFLNIDLDNKSTTDQRMEQVNIDKNSFETLPSIQQCEKVLFKLHRNCTSDNDQTLVLTHPFDSYLDIKNFLLEKSTVLYMNNLPPDTTQSELESWFAQFGSRPVGFWTVKNVVEDTSNVNNNWSTNNNLYVDEQDSISGFVVYQAHEEALDSLTLNGRSILSNMSNTKQPRVVEHVVEIQPSSNSVLDRAQEILTAFPQSKNKPRPGDWTCPSCSFSNFQRRTACFRCSFPMSSALQMSNGNNYNKNSVHGYKARTSTPQTADYNDNIQNQQQQQFVLNSLSGQLTSASAQDLTQKMKLQMSDTANRRFNYPNRGPQLQNQHQQSHQHIQNQAQQQGPMSNGSNVPFRAGDWKCANCTYHNFAKNVVCLRCGGPKTANVSANSNNATVTNATSNAATSNKLVSHDDMSVTPSLQNSSIYHQNGRINVHNMSDVNTTGYVSGQVPSFSGVGLSLNGRSSSEPNWSSNVTGRV; from the coding sequence ATGTTTTATGTGTTATTCGAGTGTGAAACGGTTTATTCGGAGGAAGCTCCGAAAGATCATACAATGATCTCTTCTATTGCATATCAGATCATTTCAGTGGAAACGTTAAAACCGATCTGGGAAGAAGCCAGAAGACATTCTATTGATGCTACCCATTCATTAAAAAACACCATTCAAAGTATGGAGAATGCTGTCATGGAAAACGTTGCTGGTGAAGAGTTCGTATTGTGTTCATTGAATTCTACCTGGGATCTAAGAGTCACATTGTCTAGGCAAGCAAGAGATGAGAGTTGGTTGTTGCCATCGTTTTTGCAACATCCTAAAGTATTTGATTTATGGAGGGAAGTGGATAGGTGGTACCGTAATCATCCAGAACAGTACGAAAAAGGTACAGATCGAGGAGGTGGTAATGTTGCCAATACCAACACCACAACCCAAAGGAATAAACACAAACTCGTAAAAAGTATTGATGCATTATTGGTTTTTCTGAATATAGATCTTGATAACAAGTCAACAACGGATCAGCGTATGGAGCAAGTAAACATCGATAAGAATTCGTTCGAAACATTGCCGTCAATCCAACAGTGTGAGAAAGTTCTATTCAAATTGCATAGGAATTGTACAAGTGATAATGACCAAACCTTAGTGTTGACGCATCCGTTCGATTCATACCTTGACATTAAGAATTTCCTACTGGAGAAATCTACAGTGTTGTACATGAACAATCTACCGCCAGATACTACCCAATCAGAGTTGGAATCATGGTTTGCACAATTTGGCAGTCGTCCAGTCGGGTTCTGGACAGTAAAGAACGTCGTTGAAGATACATCAAACGTGAACAACAATTGGTCCACAAATAATAACCTTTACGTTGACGAACAGGATTCAATCTCAGGTTTCGTAGTATATCAGGCACACGAAGAAGCCTTGGATTCACTTACGTTGAACGGGCGGAGCATCCTTTCCAATATGTCCAACACCAAACAGCCAAGAGTGGTGGAACATGTTGTTGAGATTCAACCTTCAAGTAATTCGGTGCTTGATAGAGCACAAGAGATATTGACTGCTTTCCCTCAATCGAAAAATAAACCAAGGCCTGGGGATTGGACTTGTCCCTCTTGCTCGTTCTCCAACTTCCAAAGACGTACTGCATGTTTCCGTTGTTCTTTCCCAATGTCAAGTGCTCTTCAAATGAGTAATGGAAACAACTATAATAAAAACAGTGTTCATGGGTACAAAGCTAGAACGTCCACCCCACAAACAGCGGACtataatgataatataCAGAaccagcagcaacagcagtTTGTTCTAAATTCACTTTCTGGTCAATTAACATCTGCATCTGCGCAAGATCTTACTCAAAAGATGAAGCTACAAATGTCAGATACCGCAAACCGTCGGTTCAACTATCCAAACCGTGGCCCACAACTACAAAACCAGCATCAGCAATCACACCAGCATATACAAAACCAGGCGCAACAACAGGGACCCATGTCCAACGGGAGCAACGTACCATTCAGAGCTGGTGATTGGAAGTGTGCGAACTGTACATACCATAATTTTGCAAAAAACGTCGTTTGCTTACGTTGTGGTGGTCCAAAGACAGCCAATGTTTCTGCCAACAGTAATAATGCTACTGTTACGAATGCTACATCAAATGCTGCTACGTCAAACAAACTTGTATCTCACGATGATATGTCTGTGACACCGTCACTACAAAATTCATCTatatatcatcaaaatGGACGGATAAACGTTCACAACATGTCTGATGTGAATACGACAGGATACGTATCAGGCCAAGTGCCTTCGTTCAGCGGGGTTGGACTTTCATTGAATGGCAGAAGTTCCAGCGAACCTAACTGGAGCAGTAATGTCACTGGAAGGGTTTAA
- the PBA1 gene encoding Pba1p (similar to uniprot|Q05778 Saccharomyces cerevisiae YLR199C Hypothetical ORF): protein MLTFKQWQNDQVPRHQIDPVVQSDPYSLVNKTTPTVTIEPESLDISPYNHCIVLPTSLKWLLPKSIINLVHIGIISGTLSNMNEWESMKPVPGMYDTEEHMINSTEQFVIHYNLWRLEDTLIAIIDENEVKYPAIVTNFMTRNLAQLLRDIKDITILVNSDKITELKQLSYLVPPEFITGSITNFILALPRKELKVIVVPSEGPIGFEKYNFPTVDALVDEMSKLLCSYPSQTEYYVSECLKLWKLDECTTTQGGLYI, encoded by the exons ATGCTTACG TTCAAGCAATGGCAAAATGATCAAGTACCAAGACATCAGATAGACCCAGTGGTCCAATCCGATCCATATTCTTTGGTGAACAAAACTACGCCAACGGTCACAATTGAACCTGAATCTTTGGATATTTCGCCTTATAATCATTGCATTGTCTTGCCTACATCCTTAAAGTGGCTACTTCCTAAGAGTATTATCAATTTGGTACATATAGGTATCATCTCAGGTACCCTATCAAACATGAACGAATGGGAATCAATGAAACCCGTACCTGGAATGTATGACACAGAAGAACATATGATAAATTCTACGGAACAGTTCGTGATACATTACAATTTATGGAGGTTAGAGGATACTTTGATCGCAATAATCGATGAGAATGAAGTGAAATACCCAGCCATTGTAACGAATTTCATGACTAGAAATTTAGCACAATTGCTTAGAGACATTAAGGATATAACAATATTAGTAAATTCGGACAAAATAACAGAGTTGAAACAGTTGTCCTATTTAGTCCCTCCCGAATTTATTACCGGTTCTATCACCAATTTCATTTTAGCTCTACCAAGGAAGGAACTCAAAGTTATTGTTGTGCCTTCTGAGGGTCCAATTGgttttgagaaatataaTTTCCCTACCGTTGATGCTTTAGTAGATGAAATGTCGAAATTACTTTGCTCGTACCCGTCACAGACAGAGTACTATGTATCGGAATGCTTAAAGCTTTGGAAACTTGACGAATGTACCACAACTCAAGGCGGGTTATATATTTAA
- the YKE2 gene encoding tubulin-binding prefolding complex subunit YKE2 (similar to uniprot|P52553 Saccharomyces cerevisiae YLR200W YKE2 Yeast nuclear gene) has translation MSAEETTQKYTKLQGELEELIVARQKLETQLQENKIVSDEFSSLKDDATVYKLTGGVLLPVEQFEAKGNVEKRLEFIEIEIKRCETNIKSKQQELEVARSELMKLRSQQQQQQQQ, from the coding sequence ATGTCTGCTGAAGAGACCACACAGAAATATACAAAGCTACAGGGCGAGTTAGAAGAACTGATCGTAGCTAGACAAAAGCTAGAAACGCAATTACAAGAGAACAAAATCGTCAGCGATGAGTTTTCGAGTTTGAAAGATGATGCTACTGTGTATAAGTTAACCGGTGGTGTACTTCTGCCAGTGGAACAGTTTGAAGCAAAGGGGAACGTTGAGAAGAGACTcgaattcattgaaatcgAGATCAAACGTTGCGAGACCAACATCAAATCCAAACAGCAAGAATTGGAAGTTGCAAGGAGCGAACTTATGAAATTACGTTctcagcagcagcagcagcagcagcagtag